In Rosa chinensis cultivar Old Blush chromosome 1, RchiOBHm-V2, whole genome shotgun sequence, a genomic segment contains:
- the LOC112177387 gene encoding low-temperature-induced 65 kDa protein isoform X1, which produces MDTHVVHSRVEGEEEEHHEKTSVLKKVKARARKLRDTITGQGNHGHEPEGHQTPDNDQDLDEEDDEDVDDPDVHGAPKYDSAVKKTDAPVQGDILKVPVGNFGDTRAGHDEHEPVVPRENSNVNVSDPLRSNVPELHGTTDHGAMHNSTATRKTDAPVQGGIHFGETHHEYDPVVPKERSNVGISDPMRDSVPGQNRTTTGHEDLLGGARTKLAAPTTGPVLKHEEPKGLVDVIGGGPQASHNTPVSSLPHHGNYNTSTTDVDPGKTFVSGQGEHLGQTRVKLGNTDVLGEGTPKLGKTDVLGEGTHVPQSTPVSSGTHRSAMDVDPRQTFVSGQGGQLGQSRVNLDRPSGLEEDPHSPKANPQAHTPSNYETEVTDPTKSGGEEIGVTPMLHSFDKMNLQDDDCQYLKNGDKQNPSTGSHDQLSPDKPSNQGSSYTEKISYATSAIADKAIAAKNVVASKLGYGGNEPDHDDYSRGYVTGAGKSGSSPRNKVLDPSTNQFIPAETPQVRGTIKPDDVPTTDQKPVQTGGSYTERISFAGSAIADKAMSAKNVVASKLGYGATDQVHDRENVTRTNVQSGTSAADGNTITSNQAGQNKGVSVKDYFVEKLRPGEEDKALSEVISETLHKPKPGVKQETGDSATARPKGKVTESAEVRQRLGNTEGNENFVVDKIEDSIGSMLGGTGKSDEERGQGLSSSAATGEEDQHRRVQVSGK; this is translated from the exons ATGGATACTCATGTAGTACATTCTCGTGTTG AAGGTGAGGAGGAGGAGCACCATGAGAAGACGTCGGTTTTGAAGAAGGTGAAGGCGAGAGCGAGGAAGTTGAGGGATACTATCACAGGGCAGGGCAATCACGGCCATGAACCCGAAGGCCATCAGACTCCTGATAATGATCAAGATCTGGATGAGGAGGATGACGAAGATGTAGACGACCCAGATGTCCATGGTGCACCAA AATATGACTCGGCAGTTAAGAAAACTGATGCTCCTGTGCAAGGCGACATTTTGAAGGTGCCTGTGGGGAATTTCGGAGACACTAGAGCGGGGCATGATGAGCATGAACCTGTAGTTCCAAGGGAGAATTCTAATGTCAATGTCAGTGATCCATTGAGATCTAATGTGCCTGAGCTACATGGAACTACAGACCACGGTGCAA TGCACAACTCTACCGCGACTAGGAAGACTGATGCTCCTGTGCAAGGAGGCATTCATTTTGGAGAGACGCACCATGAATATGATCCTGTAGTGCCAAAAGAGAGGTCTAATGTCGGAATAAGTGATCCGATGAGGGACTCTGTGCCTGGGCAAAATCGAACTACTACAGGGCATGAGGATCTTTTGGGAGGAGCAAGGACCAAACTGGCTGCTCCAACAACTGGACCTGTTCTTAAGCATGAAGAGCCAAAGGGATTGGTTGATGTAATTGGAGGAGGTCCTCAGGCGTCGCATAACACCCCtgtttcttctcttcctcatcATGGAAATTACAACACTAGTACCACTGATGTTGACCCAGGTAAGACTTTTGTCTCCGGGCAAGGAGAGCATTTAGGTCAGACTAGGGTCAAATTGGGGAATACTGATGTGCTAGGGGAAGGGACTCCCAAATTGGGGAAGACTGATGTACTAGGGGAAGGGACTCATGTGCCACAGAGTACCCCTGTTTCTTCTGGAACTCACAGAAGTGCCATGGACGTCGACCCTAGGCAGACATTTGTTTCCGGCCAGGGAGGGCAGTTAGGTCAGTCCAGGGTCAATTTGGACCGACCTAGCGGACTTGAGGAAGATCCTCATTCACCTAAGGCCAATCCTCAAGCTCACACTCCTTCAAATTACGAGACCGAAGTCACTGATCCCACTAAATCTG GTGGTGAGGAAATTGGAGTCACACCAATGCTCCATTCCTTCGATAAGATGAACCTTCAGGATGATGATTGCCAATACTTGAAGAACGGTGACAAACAAAACCCGTCTACCGGAAGCCATGACCAACTCTCTCCTGATAAACCATCGAACCAGGGCAGCAGCTACACTGAAAAAATCTCATATGCCACTTCAGCCATTGCCGACAAGGCAATTGCGGCAAAGAATGTAGTTGCTTCCAAGTTGGGATATGGCGGGAATGAGCCTGATCATGATGACTACTCGAGAGGCTATGTTACTGGTGCTGGGAAGTCTGGTTCATCACCTCGGAACAAAGTACTTGATCCCTCTACTAACCAATTCATACCAGCAGAGACTCCACAAGTCCGAGGAACCATCAAACCGGACGATGTCCCCACAACTGATCAGAAGCCAGTTCAGACGGGCGGAAGCTACACTGAGAGGATTTCATTTGCGGGATCTGCCATTGCTGACAAGGCGATGTCCGCAAAGAATGTTGTTGCTTCCAAGCTGGGATATGGGGCAACTGATCAGGTGCATGACAGGGAAAATGTTACTCGCACTAATGTGCAGTCTGGGACATCGGCAGCGGACGGCAATACGATTACCTCTAATCAAGCCGGACAGAACAAAGGGGTGTCTGTGAAGGACTATTTCGTGGAGAAGCTGAGGCCCGGAGAGGAGGACAAAGCGCTTTCGGAGGTTATAAGTGAGACATTACACAAGCCTAAGCCGGGTGTTAAGCAAGAGACAGGGGACTCTGCTACTGCTAGGCCCAAGGGGAAGGTGACGGAGTCGGCTGAGGTGAGGCAGCGTTTGGGGAATACCGAGGGGAATGAGAATTTTGTGGTGGACAAGATTGAGGATAGTATTGGTTCAATGCTTGGTGGTACTGGTAAGAGTGATGAAGAACGTGGGCAAGGTCTCTCTAGCTCTGCTGCTACCGGGGAGGAAGATCAGCACCGGAGGGTACAAGTATCTGGCAAATGA
- the LOC112177387 gene encoding low-temperature-induced 65 kDa protein isoform X2: MDTHVVHSRVEGEEEEHHEKTSVLKKVKARARKLRDTITGQGNHGHEPEGHQTPDNDQDLDEEDDEDVDDPDVHGAPIKKTDAPVQGDILKVPVGNFGDTRAGHDEHEPVVPRENSNVNVSDPLRSNVPELHGTTDHGAMHNSTATRKTDAPVQGGIHFGETHHEYDPVVPKERSNVGISDPMRDSVPGQNRTTTGHEDLLGGARTKLAAPTTGPVLKHEEPKGLVDVIGGGPQASHNTPVSSLPHHGNYNTSTTDVDPGKTFVSGQGEHLGQTRVKLGNTDVLGEGTPKLGKTDVLGEGTHVPQSTPVSSGTHRSAMDVDPRQTFVSGQGGQLGQSRVNLDRPSGLEEDPHSPKANPQAHTPSNYETEVTDPTKSGGEEIGVTPMLHSFDKMNLQDDDCQYLKNGDKQNPSTGSHDQLSPDKPSNQGSSYTEKISYATSAIADKAIAAKNVVASKLGYGGNEPDHDDYSRGYVTGAGKSGSSPRNKVLDPSTNQFIPAETPQVRGTIKPDDVPTTDQKPVQTGGSYTERISFAGSAIADKAMSAKNVVASKLGYGATDQVHDRENVTRTNVQSGTSAADGNTITSNQAGQNKGVSVKDYFVEKLRPGEEDKALSEVISETLHKPKPGVKQETGDSATARPKGKVTESAEVRQRLGNTEGNENFVVDKIEDSIGSMLGGTGKSDEERGQGLSSSAATGEEDQHRRVQVSGK; encoded by the exons ATGGATACTCATGTAGTACATTCTCGTGTTG AAGGTGAGGAGGAGGAGCACCATGAGAAGACGTCGGTTTTGAAGAAGGTGAAGGCGAGAGCGAGGAAGTTGAGGGATACTATCACAGGGCAGGGCAATCACGGCCATGAACCCGAAGGCCATCAGACTCCTGATAATGATCAAGATCTGGATGAGGAGGATGACGAAGATGTAGACGACCCAGATGTCCATGGTGCACCAA TTAAGAAAACTGATGCTCCTGTGCAAGGCGACATTTTGAAGGTGCCTGTGGGGAATTTCGGAGACACTAGAGCGGGGCATGATGAGCATGAACCTGTAGTTCCAAGGGAGAATTCTAATGTCAATGTCAGTGATCCATTGAGATCTAATGTGCCTGAGCTACATGGAACTACAGACCACGGTGCAA TGCACAACTCTACCGCGACTAGGAAGACTGATGCTCCTGTGCAAGGAGGCATTCATTTTGGAGAGACGCACCATGAATATGATCCTGTAGTGCCAAAAGAGAGGTCTAATGTCGGAATAAGTGATCCGATGAGGGACTCTGTGCCTGGGCAAAATCGAACTACTACAGGGCATGAGGATCTTTTGGGAGGAGCAAGGACCAAACTGGCTGCTCCAACAACTGGACCTGTTCTTAAGCATGAAGAGCCAAAGGGATTGGTTGATGTAATTGGAGGAGGTCCTCAGGCGTCGCATAACACCCCtgtttcttctcttcctcatcATGGAAATTACAACACTAGTACCACTGATGTTGACCCAGGTAAGACTTTTGTCTCCGGGCAAGGAGAGCATTTAGGTCAGACTAGGGTCAAATTGGGGAATACTGATGTGCTAGGGGAAGGGACTCCCAAATTGGGGAAGACTGATGTACTAGGGGAAGGGACTCATGTGCCACAGAGTACCCCTGTTTCTTCTGGAACTCACAGAAGTGCCATGGACGTCGACCCTAGGCAGACATTTGTTTCCGGCCAGGGAGGGCAGTTAGGTCAGTCCAGGGTCAATTTGGACCGACCTAGCGGACTTGAGGAAGATCCTCATTCACCTAAGGCCAATCCTCAAGCTCACACTCCTTCAAATTACGAGACCGAAGTCACTGATCCCACTAAATCTG GTGGTGAGGAAATTGGAGTCACACCAATGCTCCATTCCTTCGATAAGATGAACCTTCAGGATGATGATTGCCAATACTTGAAGAACGGTGACAAACAAAACCCGTCTACCGGAAGCCATGACCAACTCTCTCCTGATAAACCATCGAACCAGGGCAGCAGCTACACTGAAAAAATCTCATATGCCACTTCAGCCATTGCCGACAAGGCAATTGCGGCAAAGAATGTAGTTGCTTCCAAGTTGGGATATGGCGGGAATGAGCCTGATCATGATGACTACTCGAGAGGCTATGTTACTGGTGCTGGGAAGTCTGGTTCATCACCTCGGAACAAAGTACTTGATCCCTCTACTAACCAATTCATACCAGCAGAGACTCCACAAGTCCGAGGAACCATCAAACCGGACGATGTCCCCACAACTGATCAGAAGCCAGTTCAGACGGGCGGAAGCTACACTGAGAGGATTTCATTTGCGGGATCTGCCATTGCTGACAAGGCGATGTCCGCAAAGAATGTTGTTGCTTCCAAGCTGGGATATGGGGCAACTGATCAGGTGCATGACAGGGAAAATGTTACTCGCACTAATGTGCAGTCTGGGACATCGGCAGCGGACGGCAATACGATTACCTCTAATCAAGCCGGACAGAACAAAGGGGTGTCTGTGAAGGACTATTTCGTGGAGAAGCTGAGGCCCGGAGAGGAGGACAAAGCGCTTTCGGAGGTTATAAGTGAGACATTACACAAGCCTAAGCCGGGTGTTAAGCAAGAGACAGGGGACTCTGCTACTGCTAGGCCCAAGGGGAAGGTGACGGAGTCGGCTGAGGTGAGGCAGCGTTTGGGGAATACCGAGGGGAATGAGAATTTTGTGGTGGACAAGATTGAGGATAGTATTGGTTCAATGCTTGGTGGTACTGGTAAGAGTGATGAAGAACGTGGGCAAGGTCTCTCTAGCTCTGCTGCTACCGGGGAGGAAGATCAGCACCGGAGGGTACAAGTATCTGGCAAATGA
- the LOC112172134 gene encoding uncharacterized protein LOC112172134 — MSKNGRRLHWKIKMKSQRGCWDISDWEWLCDNLYTDQAYQNRCRINTINRNKKIYNHCGGSRPFTKHMEAEEQKGKNVTFIENWSLMHQHRGNNGGVWINEEAEKTGKKLTGEFIKTKQQLADSEGAPFEDVIVPIPVQLDILAKELGTMKGKTIRGVGYGLKKDTFCPSVTGSTSNPTNAQLMRYIVLLEERLVSLEGERQPCTHDVDEEGVKEGNMDEENDEDVENDEDEDLDVL, encoded by the exons ATGTCAAAAAATGGAAGGAGGTTACACTGGAAGATAAAGATGAAATCACAAAGGGGTTGTTG GGACATAAGTGATTGGGAGTGGCTGTGTGATAATTTGTACACGGATCAAGCTTATCAG AACCGTTGTAGGATCAATACTATTAATAGGAACAAGAAAATATATAATCACTGTGGTGGTTCACGCCCTTTCACAAAACATATGGAAGCTGAAGAACAG AAGGGTAAAAACGTGACCTTTATTGAGAACTGGAGTCTCATGCATCAACATAGAGGCAACAATGGTGGTGTTTGGATCAATGAAGAAGCAGAGAAGACGGGG AAAAAGCTGACTGGAGAGTTCATCAAAACCAAGCAACAGTTGGCTGATTCTGAGGGTGCCCCATTTGAGGATGTTATAGTGCCTATCCCTGTGCAATTAGATATCTTGGCTAAAGAGCTTGGGACTATGAAGGGTAAGACGATTCGAGGTGTGGGTTATGGTCTTAAAAAGGACACATTTTGTCCTTCAGTCACTGGATCCACTTCTAACCCAACAAATGCTCAACTTATGAGGTATATTGTTTTATTGGAAGAGCGACTTGTTTCTCTTGAGGGTGAGAGACAACCTTGTACACATGATGTTGATGAAGAGGGTGTCAAGGAGGGTAATATGGATGAGGAAAATGATGAGGATGTGGAGaatgatgaggatgaggatttGGATGTGCTTTAG